Genomic segment of Zingiber officinale cultivar Zhangliang chromosome 11B, Zo_v1.1, whole genome shotgun sequence:
TATTTACTTACGGTCTGACATGGACTCGCACAGGCAGAATTTCCATCTTTTATCAATAATTCCTTTATATATCTTCCGAAGAACACTATGCATTGAACACTATGTTTTAAGATAAATACTCCATAAGATAATCCtaagttttttttactttgatTTTTAAGTCCCATGGCCATTATCATCTATAAATAGATGGGTCTTACACGATATTAATCAAGCAATATAATCACTTGGCTGATCAAGTGAGTGATATCCGTAGCTTAACCATGTCTGTCCGTGCCATGCTCTCTGCTGTTGTCCTCCTCGGCCTCCTCCTGCCTTCCTCCATGGCCGTCCACGTTCTCTATGGAGGCGACACTCTGAACACCGGCCAATCCCTCACCGAAGGGTCATATACCTTCATCATGCAGTTCGACTGCAACCTGGTGCTGTACGACAACAGCAGGTCCGTGCCCGTGTGGGCCTCAGGAACCAACGGTCAAGGCAGCAACTGTGTCCTCCGCATGCAGAAAGACGGCAACCTCGTCATCTACGACGGCGGCAGCAAGGCAGTTTGGGCGAGCAACACCAGCGGCCATCTGGGCAACTTCGTCCTCATCCTGCAGCGAGACCGCAACGTCGTCATCTACGGCTGTCCTAGGTGGGCCACCAACACCAACACCGCCAATTCCGAAGGCGTCGTGATCGTCAAAAGCGGCCGGAATGATACTGGCCCCACTGATCCCGGCGACCGATGAACCCACGAACAGGAAGATCGCCACGGGGaccaataattaattaattaattaacatggCTTCACTACGTACCAAGCATGGATcacttttaaataaaatgaacGAGAGGCGAGGCATAAATAATTATCTACGTGTGCTATAGCCCTCCCTCGTCTTTTACGTTGTACTTAAGTTTGGTGTGAGTCCATCACCTTAATTATGTCACTGCTTGGATAAAGTAACGGTGTGGTTgtgattttaaaatttcttagaccTTGACGCAAAAGTGTGATTAAAATGTAAATACAGTTTTTCTCCGTTCGCGCCCTGAACCCACTGTCATATGCTAGATTATCATATGACAGCACAGATCGAATTCTTGTGAGAATAATTTTATGAGGAATAAGAGGTCGCTCGCATAATGTGATTTATTTTCTTAGTCCCACCATGGAGCCGATGATGATATATCAAAAAGGATAATTGAATCAAAAaggatgataacaaaataaactttttatttttattgacaaTTTATCATAAGACATACAATTTATatagatatataataaaaaaatgagtATCAGGTTGGGTAACGTCGAGCTTGGAGTGATCGATCCGGTCCTACAAAAATTTTTCACCgaccaccaggataaatcgggaagcgctcgcagcGGGTAGCGCAGGAGTccagcatcctttagttgcgtgccccatttggaggaaaaattcctgcaaattcgTTATAGTTGGGGTTCGAACCGTGAGTACCTGGGTGACAACCTGTATGCCCTGCTGCTGCACCATAGCACCGGGGGCtatatagatatataataagATGCTTGGGTCAATTGAAAGATTAATATAGAAAAGGTTTAATAATGAATCTATCCTAATATACATttgatttgatccggtcaatgacttattttataatttacttttttacccccccccccccctcgaaaaataaattcaacgGAAGGTCTCTGATTTTGAATTTGCTTGCTAACCTATTTAAACGTTGTCTGGATAGTGGTTTAGTAAAGATATCAACAATTTGATACTATGTAGAAATATAAGAGACTAATAATTATTGAGTTGTCATATGCtctcgaacaaaatgaaaatcaattttcacatATTTTGTGtaagcatgaaagattggatttgttATGAGATATGTTGTCTTAATATTATCACactaaatttttggtgcaatattatATGCAAAATGAAGTTcaaagagaagtgattgaagccaaataattttagatgttgtatttgctatagctttatattcagccTCAGTACTTAAACGAGATATCATAGGTTGTTTTTTCGAATTTCATTAGATAAGATTTCATCCAAGAAATATTGTATATCCACTAGTGGATCGTCTGTGCTAAAGAGAACTTACCCAATCTGCATCGCTAtatacatgtaaatctcgagatgatTGACGATATAatagaagaccatgtagaatagtacctttgaaaTATCAAAGTATTCTTTTCACGCATTCCCAGTTTTGTTCAATGGGAGCATGCATGAACTGACAAGCATGATTTACTGCAAAGATAATATCAGGTCGTGTGATAGTGATATATTGTAAAGCTCCAACAATGTTTCGATAAATTTGGGGATCAGTCATAGCAAGAGAAGGTGCAGAGAAGTTAGTAATAGCAATTAGTGGAGAGATCGGACGTACTCCAtccattttttctctttgaagaaGCCCAGCGATGTACTTACTCTGAGAAAGGAGACAACCTTCATTATGTGGAATAAGTTCAATACCCAAAAAATGAGCATTGTACAAATCTCGAATAGGAAATTCTTTATTGAGAAGatttaataaagttgtgataccttTGTGATCGTTGTTGGTTATTAGGATATCGtccacataaataaaaaaaaaatatcatagatccatcattatatttaTAGAATAGAGACGAGTCAGTTTTTAAAcaagaaaatccttgagcttgtaactgATTAGATAATTGATAAAACCATGCACAAGGGgattgtcgaagaccatataagaaaGAAATTGACAAACATGATATGAAACTTGTGGATGAATGagcccaggtggttgctccataaatataatttcctcaagatgacaatgaaaaaaaatatatttgaaatatttaattgtcatacaagccaattagaactaacattTATTGATAACAATAGTttacagatgtaattttgatgactgagCTGAAAGTGTCATTGAAATCAATACCTGGTTATTGACTAAATTCTTTTGCTACAAGTCGAGAACCATTAGCTTGATGCTTAAGATGGAATATCCATTTAGAGCCCACGACATTCATGGAGGGAGTGCACGGAACTAGGTTTCATGTTTCATTGTGAAGAAGCACATCAAATTCTATAGTCATTGCACTACACCAATTTGAATCTTTATTTACTTGTGTAAAATAAGTTGGTTCAATAGACTTAGAAGAGACCACTAAAGCTCGTGGAAGGGGATGTCGAGTTGTTATTGGTGAGCATCGTGTATATATGTCACTTAAGGGAAGCATGCGATGAGGAGGATCATTATCTGAATCACTTTTTGATGGTGACAAGAAAGTCGACTGACATGGTAATTCTGATGGCAGACTTGTATTAGTTGATGATCTAGAGTTAGAGAGCATATTATCCATAGCTGGTGAGACTTCCAAGATTGGATACGGAATAAGTTCCATAATATTGTTCCTTTTGATATTATCAGTATGCTCTGCTCTTAATGGAGTAGCCACTTGGGGTGATTCTAATGATCTAGGAGAGTTTGCAGAGAGTTCTAGAGTAGGACCTAGGATATcatctcctcttgcatctccAATGTGTCTAATTGGATAAGCAACCTGTGGTAATTTAGATGGAATAGTAGGTGGTATCAAGAAGGTACCATCGTTTAAAGATAGAGTTGTTGTTGTGGTTGCAAAAGGAAATagagattcatcaaaaataacatgttgagatatatatatatatatatatatatatatatatatacatatacacTCCCTGTTAGTATATGTAGACAACGGTACCCATGGTAcaaattgttgggaccgaatgtgtagctagagagggggtgaatagctcggtgcgctcgtcgtgctcttcgttgcttgtttcttcaaagatatgcagcggaaaatacagagaaaacaaacacaacgctagcactaaggatttacttggtatccacctcaagaagaggtgactaatccaaggatccacatactcacgcaccctccactatgaaaaatactcctttatgataactactaaaggcggagaagccctacaagttcacactacaagaagaaagggaaagg
This window contains:
- the LOC122033591 gene encoding mannose-specific lectin-like, encoding MSVRAMLSAVVLLGLLLPSSMAVHVLYGGDTLNTGQSLTEGSYTFIMQFDCNLVLYDNSRSVPVWASGTNGQGSNCVLRMQKDGNLVIYDGGSKAVWASNTSGHLGNFVLILQRDRNVVIYGCPRWATNTNTANSEGVVIVKSGRNDTGPTDPGDR